One segment of Gopherus evgoodei ecotype Sinaloan lineage chromosome 20, rGopEvg1_v1.p, whole genome shotgun sequence DNA contains the following:
- the EVA1B gene encoding protein eva-1 homolog B yields METRKREMELLSNSMAAYAHIRDNPESFGLYFVLGVCFGLVLTLCLLVIRISCQPRTRSLPAKPRRSLRDVSEEDEEEEEEEDTVDNVATESPLPITEIPLENHSPADGTLTVNVFASAEELERAQRLEERERIIREIWRNGQPDILGTGTVGRVHYY; encoded by the exons ATGGAGACACGCAAGCGTGAGATGGAGCTACTGAGCAACAGCATGGCCGCCTACGCCCACATCCGAG ACAATCCTGAGAGCTTTGGCCTCTATTTTGTCCTGGGCGTCTGCTTCGGCCTGGTGTTAACCCTCTGCTTGCTGGTGATCCGCATCTCCTGCCAGCCACGCACCCGCAGCCTCCCTGCCAAGCCCAGGAGGAGCCTGCGGGATGTCAGCGAGgaagacgaggaggaggaggaggaggaggacacgGTTGACAACGTGGCGACGGAGTCCCCGCTGCCCATCACCGAGATCCCCCTGGAGAACCACAGCCCGGCAGATGGCACCTTGACTGTCAACGTCTTTGCCTCGGCGGAGGAGCTAGAGCGGGCGCAGCGGCTGGAGGAACGGGAGCGCATCATCCGGGAGATCTGGCGCAACGGCCAGCCGGACATCCTGGGCACGGGCACCGTGGGCAGAGTGCACTACTACTAA
- the SH3D21 gene encoding SH3 domain-containing protein 21: MLLPTAQAHLTAESTACLTYPHSLAGRALEVAWQLPKANLTWAGDHVHQPPQVRTPTPCSHLEGVHINTHLQDSRATYGLKFRGAEQSEIPASLMADGGRRCPRSTRVAKKPPLQGQRWCKVNFSYTPEKADELQLKAGELLQILQEIEDGWWLGRKNGQVGAFPSNFVQELDRLPPGLLAPEAVPKNGARKQRPKLTDETFIIKEAAKPEPPKKLEKPIPAAQSPPPSQPLQPYCEAEYCKAMFDYEPELQDELQLKRGDVVLVLCKETEDEGWWEGECDGKRGLFPDNFVMLLQPLVPKIKAVVPARSQESIFRPEKKVSSASKAELRPPHEPKEPKVQKKMDLPKMNLPASKKAAPAPPVPAKTKLASSLAGRNVSAVGRPPCTPTNCAPASAEKSKPKDPDANGFDAVLISNAKLSHPTTTRPKMPGRKPPSQPPASSPHVQAPLVPAKSSIQARELQPPESLGDPPKAEEKLSLEELVAELRSLRILMDLMRVQHQKDMEELKMEMKEEQAKRMVLQVEIESMKRMSALEGAGAAVQGSESAELLAML, translated from the exons ATGCTCCTGCCCACAGCACAGGCCCATCTCACGGCTGAATCTACTGCTTGCCTGACCTACCCACACAGCCTGGCGGGCCGGGCTTTGGAGGTGGCGTGGCAGCTTCCCAAAGCAAACCTGACCTGGGCGGGGGACCATGTGCATCAACCCCCACAGGTGCGCACGCCCACGCCCTGCAGCCATCTGGAAGGCGTGCACATCAATACACACCTGCAGGACTCCAGAGCCACCTACGGCCTGAAGTTCAGGGGTGCTGAGCAATCA GAAATCCCAGCATCTCTCATGGCTGACGGAGGTCGGAGGTGCCCCCGCTCGACCCGCGTTG CGAAGAAGCCACCACTACAAGGGCAGCGCTGGTGCAAGGTGAACTTCAGCTATACCCCAGAGAAGGCGGATGAGCTGCAGCTGAAAGCTGGGGAGCTGTTGCAGATCCTGCAGGag ATTGAGGATGGCTGGTGGCTGGGCAGGAAGAACGGCCAGGTTGGTGCTTTCCCCTCCAACTTCGTCCAGGAGCTGGACCGGCTGCCCCCAG ggctgctggCCCCGGAGGCCGTCCCAAAGAATGGGGCTAGGAAGCAGAGGCCAAAGCTGACTGATGAGACCTTCATCATAAAGGAGGCAGCGAAG ccagagccccccaAGAAGCTGGAGAAGCCCATccccgcagcccagagccccccgccaaGCCAGCCCCTGCAGCCGT actGCGAGGCCGAGTACTGCAAGGCCATGTTCGACTACGAGCCAGAGCTCCAGGACGAGCTGCAGCTGAAGAGAGGAGATGTCGTTTTGGTTCTTTGCAAG GAGACAGAGGATGAGGGCTGGTGGGAAGGGGAATGTGATGGCAAGAGAGGCCTCTTCCCCGATAACTTTGtgatgctgctgcagcccctggtgcCAAAG ATCAAGGCGGTGGTGCCTGCGCGGAGCCAAGAGTCGA tcTTCAGGCCGGAGAAGAAAGTCTCCAGCGCCAGCAAAGCAGAGCTGCGGCCCCCCCACGAGCCCAAAG AGCCCAAGGTGCAGAAGAAGATGGACCTGCCCAAGATGAACCTCCCTGCCAGCAAGAAAGCAGCTCCAGCCCCTCCCGTCCCTGCCAAGACCAAACTGGCCTCCAGCCTTGCCGGCAG GAATGTCTCTGCCGTTGGCAggcccccctgcaccccgacgAACTGTGCCCCAGCCAGTGCGGAGAAGAGCAAGCCCAAGGACCCGG ATGCAAATGGCTTCGATGCTGTCCTGATCTCCAATGCCAAACTGAGCCACCCGACCACGACTCGTCCCAAAATGCCAGGCAGGAAGCCGCCCAGCCAGCCGCCCGCTAGCTCTCCG CATGTGCAGGCACCTCTGGTCCCAGCCAAGAGCAGCATCCAGGCCAGGGAGCTGCAGCCCCCGGAGAGCCTGGGGGACCCCCCCAAGGCAGAGGAGAAGCTGTCTCTGGAGGAACTGGTGGCCGAGCTCCGGTCCCTGCGGATCCTGATGGACCTGATGAGGGTGCAGCACCA GAAGGACATGGAGGAGCTCAAGATGGAAATGAAGGAGGAGCAGGCCAAGCGCATGGTGCTGCAG GTGGAAATTGAGAGCATGAAGCGGATGTCTGCCCTCgaaggagcaggagcagctgtgcagggcagtgAATCAGCAGAACTGCTGGCCATGCTGTGA